One stretch of Pandoraea oxalativorans DNA includes these proteins:
- a CDS encoding type II and III secretion system protein family protein: MADAADVARGAGARSLTLAVHEQRELPVSGTLERVAVADPEIADIVVLKGSGGRRGSVLVVGKKAGTTQVSTWPRGGEATRWEVHVQGNLQSALGDTGTASVDARGSAAVIRGHTNTLIEHSGLQAAAVDATGKGGVVVDRSTVGDTGVVQVDVKIVEVNRNILNQLGVDFTAERISPSGGFGVISTLGTAAFGSGGTSTSNFGSFFGSITRGAFNLSAKINLLQSNGLGRVLAAPSLVALSGQSASFLAGGELPVPQSGGLGTTTIVYKSFGVGLTVTPTILSPNRIALKVAPEASDLDYTNAVVIASTQIPAITTRRADTTVELGDGESFIIGGLISRTTTAAVDKVPLLGDLPLIGSFFRNLKYNSIEKELVIIVTPHPVKPVSRDVTLPLPGDTREKRPGPVWGEYLMGVASDSELPGFSK, translated from the coding sequence ATGGCCGACGCCGCAGACGTTGCACGGGGCGCAGGGGCTCGTTCGCTGACGCTCGCCGTGCACGAACAGCGCGAATTACCGGTCTCGGGCACGCTGGAGCGCGTGGCCGTTGCCGATCCGGAGATCGCGGACATCGTCGTGCTCAAGGGCTCGGGCGGGCGTCGCGGTTCGGTGCTGGTCGTTGGCAAGAAGGCCGGTACGACACAGGTATCGACGTGGCCGCGCGGTGGCGAGGCCACCCGTTGGGAGGTTCACGTGCAGGGCAACCTGCAAAGTGCATTGGGTGACACCGGCACGGCCAGCGTCGACGCGCGCGGCAGCGCTGCCGTCATCAGGGGACATACGAATACGCTCATCGAACACAGCGGCCTGCAAGCGGCAGCGGTCGATGCGACGGGCAAGGGCGGCGTGGTGGTGGACCGTTCGACGGTCGGGGACACCGGCGTCGTGCAGGTCGACGTCAAGATCGTCGAGGTGAACCGCAACATTCTGAATCAACTGGGGGTGGACTTTACGGCAGAGCGCATCTCGCCATCGGGCGGATTCGGCGTGATTTCGACACTGGGCACGGCTGCGTTCGGCAGCGGCGGTACCTCGACGTCGAACTTCGGTTCGTTCTTCGGATCGATCACGCGTGGCGCATTCAACCTGTCGGCGAAGATCAACCTGCTGCAGTCGAACGGGTTGGGGCGCGTACTTGCTGCACCGTCGCTGGTCGCCTTGTCGGGACAGAGCGCGAGCTTCCTCGCCGGTGGCGAGTTGCCGGTGCCGCAGTCGGGGGGATTGGGCACGACGACCATCGTCTACAAGTCGTTCGGTGTGGGCCTGACGGTGACGCCGACGATTCTGTCGCCGAACCGGATTGCCCTGAAGGTCGCGCCGGAGGCGTCCGACCTTGACTATACGAACGCCGTGGTGATTGCGTCGACGCAGATTCCCGCGATCACGACACGGCGCGCCGATACGACGGTCGAGCTGGGCGACGGCGAGAGTTTCATCATCGGCGGGCTGATTTCGCGCACGACGACCGCCGCCGTCGACAAAGTGCCGCTGCTGGGCGATCTGCCGCTCATCGGCTCGTTTTTCCGGAATCTGAAGTACAACAGTATCGAGAAGGAGCTGGTCATCATCGTCACGCCTCACCCGGTCAAGCCGGTGTCCAGAGACGTGACGCTGCCGCTGCCGGGGGACACCCGGGAGAAGCGGCCGGGGCCGGTGTGGGGCGAGTATTTGATGGGCGTGGCAAGCGACAGCGAACTGCCGGGCTTCTCGAAGTGA
- the cpaB gene encoding Flp pilus assembly protein CpaB: protein MNKATKILAAVLVIAGVALALFALRLGTNNAPTPSAAPSAVTQTLTQRFPAVVAARALAPGKPITADDIKIAQFDSQTSNAFGNPADVVGRVPLVALAAGVPVTQNTLARGLAMQLAPGERAVALPVTETVGVSNRIRPGDFVDVFFTMKTNQPVGSPTVGLVDDTQARLLASRVRVLTYGNASLDDITPPPAAPSVASTVAAATASAPPPQQAAAPQPPPMPATSAVVAVPTEDVNRLVLGAQQGKITLALRNPADDTKPDTSLFPPTPPVLVSKAGLAGDNKAALNSPENRAYAGIATTGLAGEPPRRTAAPAPRSPGGGGSGGGTVEVVRGAERSTASF from the coding sequence ATGAACAAAGCCACCAAGATTCTTGCTGCCGTGCTGGTTATCGCCGGTGTCGCGCTGGCGCTTTTCGCATTGCGTCTGGGAACGAACAATGCGCCCACGCCGAGCGCCGCACCCTCTGCTGTGACCCAAACGCTGACACAGCGCTTCCCGGCTGTGGTGGCGGCCAGAGCGCTCGCGCCGGGCAAGCCGATTACGGCCGACGACATCAAGATTGCGCAGTTCGACAGCCAGACCTCCAATGCCTTCGGCAACCCGGCCGACGTCGTGGGCCGGGTGCCGCTCGTCGCACTCGCAGCGGGGGTGCCGGTCACGCAAAACACGCTGGCACGCGGTCTCGCGATGCAACTCGCCCCCGGCGAGCGCGCCGTCGCCCTTCCCGTGACCGAGACGGTCGGCGTGAGCAACCGCATTCGCCCCGGCGATTTCGTGGACGTTTTCTTCACGATGAAGACGAATCAACCCGTAGGCAGCCCGACGGTCGGCCTGGTGGACGACACCCAAGCGCGCTTGCTGGCGTCCCGGGTGCGGGTGCTGACCTATGGCAACGCGTCGCTCGACGACATCACGCCGCCGCCCGCCGCGCCCAGCGTCGCCTCCACGGTCGCGGCAGCGACGGCCAGCGCGCCGCCGCCCCAACAAGCGGCCGCGCCGCAACCACCGCCGATGCCCGCGACGTCGGCGGTCGTAGCCGTCCCGACCGAAGACGTCAACCGACTCGTGCTCGGCGCACAGCAGGGCAAGATCACGCTCGCATTGCGGAACCCCGCCGACGACACGAAGCCCGATACGTCGCTGTTCCCGCCGACACCGCCCGTACTCGTGAGCAAGGCCGGTCTCGCGGGCGACAACAAGGCCGCACTGAACTCGCCGGAGAACCGGGCCTACGCCGGTATCGCCACGACGGGGCTGGCGGGTGAGCCACCGAGACGCACGGCCGCACCTGCGCCGCGCTCGCCGGGAGGTGGAGGCAGTGGCGGAGGCACGGTCGAAGTCGTGCGCGGCGCCGAGCGATCCACCGCCTCCTTCTAA
- a CDS encoding A24 family peptidase, which translates to MLTLLWLLCVPIVLTDLIARRIPNIWLLCVAGPALVWIAWQAWHTGPRMLWVHGLGALLGLIVLLPFWWRGVMAAGDVKLFAVIGLIAGYPALLPVWCLASAATGLHALVLLTGRMKWLARWRERWAASGVWQRILQWRAGRVGLPYGAYLAAAALVVR; encoded by the coding sequence GTGCTGACATTGCTGTGGCTGCTATGTGTGCCGATCGTACTGACCGACCTGATCGCACGGCGTATCCCGAATATCTGGCTATTGTGCGTTGCTGGGCCCGCGCTGGTCTGGATTGCATGGCAAGCGTGGCACACCGGACCTCGCATGCTGTGGGTGCATGGACTGGGCGCACTTCTGGGTTTGATCGTACTGCTACCTTTTTGGTGGCGAGGCGTGATGGCCGCAGGCGACGTCAAGCTGTTTGCGGTGATCGGGTTGATAGCGGGTTACCCCGCGCTGTTGCCGGTGTGGTGTCTGGCCAGCGCGGCGACCGGCTTGCATGCGCTGGTGCTGCTCACCGGTCGAATGAAATGGCTCGCACGATGGCGCGAACGCTGGGCGGCGTCGGGAGTGTGGCAACGAATTCTGCAGTGGCGGGCGGGGCGCGTGGGGTTGCCTTACGGGGCGTATCTGGCTGCCGCAGCGCTTGTAGTGCGATGA
- a CDS encoding Flp family type IVb pilin, whose amino-acid sequence MTALEYGILAAIVAVIIGGTVYTNMSSVLSSAFSSVTSAATSASSH is encoded by the coding sequence GTGACCGCGCTGGAATACGGCATTCTCGCGGCCATCGTGGCGGTCATCATCGGCGGCACGGTGTACACGAACATGAGCAGTGTGCTCTCGAGCGCGTTTAGCTCGGTGACGTCGGCGGCCACCTCGGCGTCATCGCATTGA
- a CDS encoding Flp family type IVb pilin, whose protein sequence is MKLGNRFRLFARDERGVTALEYGILAAIVAVIIGGTVYTNLGTTFSSVFSKIQSAVTAAGA, encoded by the coding sequence ATGAAACTCGGAAATCGTTTTCGTCTGTTTGCGCGCGATGAGCGTGGTGTAACGGCGCTTGAGTACGGCATCCTCGCCGCTATCGTCGCGGTGATCATCGGTGGCACCGTCTATACCAATCTGGGCACGACGTTCTCCTCCGTGTTCTCGAAGATCCAGTCGGCGGTCACGGCAGCAGGCGCATAA
- a CDS encoding collagen-like triple helix repeat-containing protein yields MKNIQRNLLASAVLLAVVTMTGCASSGSGGTSGSLGDGGGSGTSAGTGSGGGSGAGTVPDGSGSGSGSGSGNGNGNGNGNGNGNGDGNGNGGTGASTNPIGVVAATASTGVVTQVGKTVSDLGTTLGSTNLPIVSSQTQGGLSGAVVKTGDAVQSIGNGLTNGLGKLGSSNDALNPTLTGVTGAVANLGQAGQQVGSAVAGLGQTGPLKNVALVNGVTGLLGGVVTSVGDAGVALGNGLTTTVNSAPVQQLTSGLSKTITPITTVVTNTTQTVGNTTGLGTPVAGLLATVGAGLAGVGTKLGGQINNPVAKDLGGVVAGVGTTVASLGGLVHGTPTSTNPLAPLSAALGGLSGVIGVGSGTGSGPLAPVTGLLSGLTGTLGGATGGASGNNPLAPVTNLVSGLTGALGGATGGASGSNPLAPVTNLVSGLTGALGGAAGGASGSNPLAPVTNLVSGLTGALGGATGGASGSNPLAPVTNLVSGLTGGLGGTLTAGAGASTGTGGASAGAGASASGGVLAPVTTLLGSVTGAVGGATSGGSNSGGPLAPVTGLLGGLLGGKK; encoded by the coding sequence ATGAAAAACATCCAACGCAACCTTCTCGCTTCCGCCGTGCTTCTCGCTGTCGTCACGATGACCGGCTGCGCCAGCTCCGGTTCGGGCGGTACCAGTGGTTCGCTCGGCGACGGTGGCGGCAGCGGCACCTCGGCCGGTACCGGCAGCGGTGGCGGCTCGGGCGCAGGCACTGTGCCGGACGGTTCGGGCAGCGGCAGCGGTAGTGGTAGCGGCAATGGCAACGGGAATGGCAACGGGAATGGCAACGGCAACGGTGACGGAAATGGCAACGGCGGCACGGGAGCCTCCACCAACCCGATCGGCGTCGTGGCGGCCACCGCCAGCACGGGTGTCGTGACGCAAGTCGGCAAGACGGTCAGCGATCTGGGCACGACGCTTGGCAGCACGAACCTGCCGATCGTCAGCTCGCAAACGCAAGGTGGACTGTCCGGTGCTGTCGTGAAAACGGGCGACGCTGTGCAGTCGATCGGCAACGGCCTCACGAACGGCCTCGGCAAGCTTGGTTCGAGCAACGACGCACTGAACCCGACGCTCACCGGCGTGACGGGCGCCGTGGCCAACCTCGGTCAGGCCGGTCAGCAAGTGGGTAGCGCTGTCGCAGGACTGGGTCAAACCGGTCCGCTCAAGAACGTGGCACTGGTCAACGGTGTCACCGGGCTGCTCGGCGGCGTGGTGACCTCGGTCGGCGACGCCGGTGTTGCACTCGGCAACGGGCTGACGACGACGGTCAACAGCGCACCGGTGCAGCAACTGACATCGGGCCTGTCGAAGACCATCACTCCGATCACGACGGTGGTGACCAATACGACGCAAACGGTCGGCAACACCACGGGGCTCGGCACGCCGGTCGCCGGACTGCTGGCCACCGTCGGCGCTGGGCTGGCCGGTGTGGGCACCAAGCTCGGCGGCCAGATCAACAACCCGGTCGCGAAGGATCTCGGCGGCGTGGTCGCCGGTGTGGGCACCACGGTGGCCAGCCTTGGCGGCCTCGTCCATGGCACGCCGACGAGCACCAACCCGCTCGCGCCGCTCAGCGCTGCGCTCGGTGGCCTGTCGGGTGTGATCGGTGTCGGCTCGGGCACAGGCTCTGGCCCGCTGGCGCCGGTCACGGGCTTGCTCTCGGGTCTCACGGGCACGCTGGGCGGCGCAACGGGCGGTGCGTCGGGTAACAACCCGCTCGCCCCGGTCACCAACCTCGTCTCCGGCCTGACCGGCGCACTCGGCGGCGCAACGGGCGGTGCTTCGGGCAGCAACCCGCTCGCCCCGGTCACTAACCTCGTCTCCGGACTGACCGGCGCACTCGGCGGCGCAGCGGGCGGTGCTTCGGGCAGCAACCCGCTCGCCCCGGTCACCAATCTCGTCTCCGGTCTGACCGGTGCACTCGGCGGCGCAACGGGCGGTGCTTCGGGCAGCAACCCGCTCGCCCCGGTCACCAACCTCGTCTCCGGTTTGACGGGCGGCCTCGGCGGCACGCTTACGGCGGGCGCAGGTGCCTCGACCGGGACTGGCGGTGCTTCGGCCGGTGCAGGCGCCTCGGCGTCGGGCGGCGTGCTCGCCCCGGTGACGACGCTGCTCGGCTCGGTGACGGGCGCAGTCGGTGGTGCGACGTCGGGCGGCAGCAACAGCGGCGGCCCGCTCGCTCCGGTGACCGGCCTGCTCGGCGGTCTGCTCGGTGGCAAGAAGTAA
- a CDS encoding collagen-like triple helix repeat-containing protein, translating to MSNTLQRTLLASAAIAAIVLTGCSSGGGGSGATSTGTTGTPNAVGTTASGAGGVVSSAGNVVSALGDQVASTQLPLVSAQTSQGMGGALKSTGNAVTDLGNAVSSGLGQTGTNANTVGVTLAGVAPAVTDLGHAGVSLGSGIQGITKGNPLQGTPVDTLVSGVGGIVQSVGQGGIAGGAILGQTLATTGPVGQVTSTLSQPINQITNMVSDTTRTVGTTTGLGGPVSNLITTVGGVVSKVGTTIGGTSNNGVVVALGNTVDATGKTVSTLGGVVNGPTSNGSTNSFGSLLGGLGITTAGGGGSAGNPLGSVTGLLGGLGGLGGLGSTSGSSSPLAPVTSLLGGLSGAASGGSSGSSNPLAPVTSLLSGVTSSAGGSTGGTGGLLVLIQPVTNLLGSVASVGK from the coding sequence ATGAGCAATACACTTCAACGCACTCTGCTGGCCTCGGCCGCCATCGCGGCCATCGTCCTCACGGGTTGCTCCAGCGGCGGCGGCGGCAGCGGCGCCACCTCGACCGGCACGACCGGCACGCCGAACGCGGTGGGCACGACGGCCTCCGGTGCAGGTGGCGTAGTCAGCTCGGCCGGTAACGTGGTCAGCGCGCTGGGCGATCAGGTCGCCAGCACGCAACTGCCACTGGTGTCGGCGCAAACGTCGCAAGGCATGGGGGGCGCCCTCAAGAGCACGGGTAACGCCGTCACCGATCTCGGGAATGCCGTCAGCAGCGGCCTTGGCCAGACCGGCACGAATGCGAACACGGTGGGCGTGACGCTCGCTGGCGTCGCCCCTGCGGTGACGGATCTTGGCCACGCAGGCGTATCGCTCGGCAGCGGCATTCAGGGCATCACCAAGGGCAATCCGCTGCAAGGCACCCCCGTTGACACGCTGGTGAGCGGCGTCGGCGGCATCGTCCAGTCGGTCGGCCAGGGTGGCATTGCCGGTGGCGCGATCCTCGGCCAGACGCTCGCGACGACCGGACCGGTCGGGCAAGTGACCTCGACGCTATCGCAGCCGATCAACCAGATCACCAACATGGTCTCCGACACCACGCGCACCGTGGGCACCACGACGGGCCTCGGCGGTCCGGTGTCCAACCTCATCACCACCGTCGGCGGTGTCGTCAGCAAGGTCGGCACGACTATCGGCGGCACATCGAACAACGGTGTCGTGGTCGCACTCGGCAACACGGTGGATGCCACCGGAAAAACGGTCTCGACGCTCGGCGGCGTGGTCAACGGCCCCACGTCGAATGGCTCGACCAACTCGTTCGGGTCGCTGCTTGGCGGACTCGGCATTACGACCGCCGGCGGCGGTGGCAGCGCGGGCAACCCGCTCGGCTCCGTTACCGGCCTGCTGGGGGGTCTCGGCGGTCTCGGCGGTCTGGGTAGCACCAGCGGCAGCAGCAGCCCGCTTGCGCCTGTCACGAGCCTGCTTGGCGGCCTGAGCGGCGCGGCGTCCGGTGGCAGCAGCGGTAGCAGCAACCCGCTCGCCCCCGTCACGAGCCTGCTCTCGGGCGTGACGAGCAGCGCCGGTGGCAGCACGGGTGGCACGGGCGGTTTGCTGGTGCTGATCCAGCCGGTGACGAACCTCCTGGGCAGCGTCGCCAGCGTCGGCAAGTAA
- a CDS encoding MarR family winged helix-turn-helix transcriptional regulator, which translates to MARFLSDTGVLMRGHGESAPQGAEPVAMRDTGNSGSHYAGPQSHNTYGAESGAASPNGSNGTNATNGASGTMSDRHTNRNDLVTGIVRSLGRRLAVYTALYHAALAEQLGLNVTDLNALDLILELESITAGQLAELMGVSSGGITTVIDRLERAGFVEREKNPHDRRMVMIHPIEEKCAQIEQFLSSVSRELTAVSAAYDHSELAAIHDFLVQSIRTLKSETFRLRFEADQDIAGLVSNGRGSASKS; encoded by the coding sequence ATGGCCCGCTTTCTCTCCGATACCGGCGTTCTGATGCGCGGTCATGGCGAATCCGCCCCGCAAGGCGCAGAACCTGTGGCGATGCGCGACACCGGAAATTCCGGCAGTCACTATGCCGGCCCGCAGAGTCACAACACGTACGGTGCCGAGTCCGGCGCCGCCTCGCCTAACGGCTCCAATGGAACGAATGCAACGAACGGAGCGAGCGGCACCATGAGCGATCGACACACGAACCGAAACGATCTCGTCACCGGTATCGTCCGCTCGCTCGGACGCCGGCTGGCCGTGTACACGGCGCTCTACCACGCCGCGCTTGCCGAGCAGCTCGGTCTGAACGTCACCGATCTGAACGCGCTCGATCTGATTCTCGAACTCGAATCGATCACCGCAGGACAGCTCGCCGAACTCATGGGGGTGAGCTCCGGTGGCATCACCACCGTCATCGACCGGCTAGAGCGTGCAGGCTTCGTCGAGCGCGAGAAGAACCCGCACGATCGTCGCATGGTGATGATTCACCCCATCGAAGAAAAGTGCGCGCAGATCGAACAATTCCTGTCGTCCGTCTCGCGTGAACTCACGGCGGTGAGCGCGGCGTACGACCACAGCGAACTCGCTGCGATCCACGACTTCCTGGTGCAGAGCATCCGCACCCTCAAGAGCGAGACCTTCCGTCTGCGCTTCGAAGCCGATCAGGACATCGCCGGTCTGGTATCGAACGGACGCGGCAGCGCATCGAAGTCATAA
- a CDS encoding collagen-like triple helix repeat-containing protein encodes MSKILRPTLFAALVAGVVGITGCSSSGGGSGATANTPTNPTNPNNPTNPTNPVNPTNPTTSSNGVVSSVGSVVSAVGDQVSGTTLPGVSPQVMQGVGGTISQTGTAVSDLGKGVGDGLGQLGKSGANPVGTTLASTGGVVSDLGNATKSLGSGVAGIGNSGPLANTPVSSLTGVLGQAVTTVGQGVVSGGQTLSQTLTSPQVVQATSALSSVITPITNTLVTTTQTVGGASGLGTPVAGLLGTLGGALNSTGAQVKAAAPNAVVASLGNPLMALGNTVTSAGGLLSGSTNGSSANALGNVLANVGNTTVTPTTAGGSNPLGALTGLLGGLGGASGSAGNPLGSLTGLLGGVAGGGASGSNPLSPVTGLLGSVTSATGTGGSGAGNPLAPVTTLLSSATAPLTSLAGGASGSTGGAGGLLAPVTGLLGALSSK; translated from the coding sequence ATGTCGAAGATTCTGCGTCCCACGTTGTTCGCAGCACTTGTGGCGGGTGTAGTCGGTATTACCGGATGCTCCAGCTCGGGGGGCGGCAGCGGCGCGACCGCCAACACGCCGACCAACCCTACGAATCCCAATAACCCGACGAACCCGACCAACCCCGTCAATCCGACGAATCCCACCACGAGCAGCAACGGTGTCGTGAGTTCGGTCGGCTCGGTGGTGAGCGCGGTGGGCGATCAGGTGTCGGGCACCACCCTCCCCGGCGTGTCGCCACAGGTCATGCAAGGCGTCGGCGGCACGATCTCGCAGACAGGCACCGCCGTCTCCGATCTAGGCAAGGGCGTCGGCGACGGACTCGGTCAGCTCGGCAAGTCCGGCGCGAATCCGGTCGGCACCACGCTCGCCAGTACCGGTGGTGTCGTGTCCGACCTCGGCAACGCCACCAAGTCGCTCGGTAGCGGCGTCGCCGGCATCGGCAACAGCGGACCGCTCGCCAATACTCCCGTCAGTTCGCTGACGGGAGTGCTGGGTCAGGCGGTCACTACCGTCGGCCAGGGTGTCGTCAGCGGCGGCCAGACCCTCTCGCAGACGCTCACGAGCCCGCAAGTCGTTCAGGCGACCTCGGCGCTCTCGTCCGTCATCACGCCAATCACGAACACGCTCGTCACGACGACGCAAACCGTAGGCGGCGCCAGCGGCCTCGGTACACCTGTTGCAGGGTTGCTCGGCACGCTCGGCGGCGCATTGAATTCGACGGGCGCGCAGGTCAAGGCGGCCGCCCCCAACGCCGTCGTCGCGAGTCTCGGCAATCCGCTGATGGCACTGGGTAATACGGTCACGAGCGCGGGCGGGCTGCTCTCCGGCAGCACGAACGGTAGCAGTGCGAACGCGCTCGGCAATGTGCTGGCGAATGTCGGTAATACGACGGTGACGCCGACGACGGCAGGTGGCAGCAATCCGCTGGGCGCCCTCACCGGCTTGCTGGGTGGGCTGGGTGGCGCGTCGGGCTCAGCGGGCAACCCGCTCGGGTCGCTCACGGGATTGCTTGGCGGCGTGGCCGGTGGCGGCGCATCCGGCAGCAATCCGCTGAGTCCTGTCACGGGTCTGCTCGGCAGCGTGACGAGTGCGACGGGTACGGGCGGCAGCGGTGCTGGCAATCCGCTCGCTCCCGTCACGACGTTGCTCAGTTCGGCGACGGCGCCCTTGACGTCGCTTGCCGGTGGCGCATCGGGGAGTACCGGCGGGGCAGGCGGTCTGCTCGCACCGGTCACCGGTTTGCTCGGCGCACTGAGCAGCAAGTAA
- a CDS encoding DUF2974 domain-containing protein translates to MHIQSGALNPTPSPSALTALITRNTRASSEPPNPSVGNTSPPTFHDDMVHDTPAPWADISRERRMFDDQRRRSLQLVGTIHRAAIARPSQPGEANGDLLAERVRVLVQAWREACLEARASGARPHACQKADLDAASRPCGCAESVAYDNVFAQMQPLVGESAAHDSACRTAKLVTVAQRIDELDTLIEAKGKACLPASMIEQRNDITAALVNHDVYFDRSVPQILPTRVRRVSMHDDNGPRQSGFFGALYEDKLCDRYLAADRGTEMGITGRAFVDWIHNVRQALGLRSKQYEEAISWGKSLACDYPPKQLVFTGHSLGGGLASAQTSVVQHSTAVTFDPAGLHKKTVARHAAVPAWSRVKSYYVDGELLSVIQEMLKNGIHFATRIPLIGHAVSWVARITVPRPIGERIALPVALPPQVATTRHRGRHASHDTPAAPSTSGIRGAIARHSTLQMIYSLFDGLPHVARPMSAATPTP, encoded by the coding sequence ATGCATATCCAGTCCGGCGCACTCAACCCTACGCCCTCCCCCTCGGCGCTCACCGCGCTCATCACTCGCAACACCCGCGCCAGCAGCGAACCGCCCAACCCGTCTGTCGGCAACACGTCGCCACCGACGTTTCATGACGACATGGTTCACGACACCCCTGCACCATGGGCCGACATCTCAAGAGAACGTCGCATGTTCGACGACCAGCGGCGACGTTCATTGCAGTTGGTCGGCACGATACATCGCGCAGCAATCGCGCGTCCCTCTCAGCCGGGCGAAGCGAACGGCGATCTGCTGGCCGAGCGTGTGCGTGTGCTGGTACAGGCCTGGCGGGAAGCCTGTTTGGAGGCGCGGGCGTCCGGGGCGCGACCGCACGCCTGCCAAAAAGCCGACCTCGACGCGGCATCGCGTCCTTGCGGCTGCGCGGAATCGGTGGCCTACGACAACGTGTTCGCACAAATGCAACCGCTCGTCGGCGAAAGCGCTGCGCACGATTCCGCTTGTCGCACCGCGAAGCTCGTCACCGTCGCACAGCGCATCGACGAACTCGATACGTTGATCGAAGCAAAGGGCAAGGCGTGCCTCCCCGCGTCGATGATCGAACAACGCAACGACATCACGGCCGCACTCGTGAATCACGACGTTTATTTCGATCGCTCGGTCCCACAGATTTTGCCGACACGCGTAAGACGAGTCAGCATGCACGACGACAACGGGCCGAGGCAATCGGGCTTCTTCGGCGCGCTGTATGAAGACAAGCTATGCGATCGCTATCTTGCGGCGGATCGCGGCACGGAGATGGGCATTACCGGGCGCGCCTTCGTCGACTGGATTCACAACGTCCGACAGGCGTTGGGGTTGCGCTCCAAGCAGTACGAAGAGGCCATCAGTTGGGGAAAATCGCTAGCGTGCGACTATCCGCCGAAGCAGCTCGTGTTCACGGGGCATTCGCTGGGTGGCGGGCTGGCATCGGCGCAAACATCCGTGGTGCAACATTCGACGGCGGTGACCTTCGACCCCGCCGGGCTTCACAAGAAGACGGTCGCTCGGCATGCCGCCGTCCCCGCCTGGTCGCGGGTGAAGTCGTACTACGTCGATGGCGAACTGCTTTCGGTGATTCAGGAGATGTTGAAAAACGGTATCCATTTTGCGACGCGCATACCGCTCATCGGTCACGCGGTGTCGTGGGTCGCGCGCATCACGGTCCCGCGCCCCATCGGCGAGCGCATCGCCTTGCCGGTCGCCTTGCCGCCACAGGTCGCCACCACACGGCATCGCGGCCGCCATGCGTCGCATGACACGCCCGCAGCGCCGAGCACCTCGGGTATCCGAGGCGCCATCGCCCGACATTCGACGTTGCAGATGATCTACTCGTTGTTCGACGGCTTACCCCACGTCGCGCGCCCCATGAGCGCCGCCACGCCGACGCCGTAA
- a CDS encoding DUF2147 domain-containing protein, protein MKQISNATSWRRLGAHALVAVALLGGVAKAALAADDTSPVGVWKTIDDNTGKPKALVTISEKNGEYVGVITKGLGENDDPARICEKCTDERKGQKMLGMEIIRGIKKNGDEYSGGTILDPENGKDYKCKMTVVDGGKKLDVRGFIGISLIGRTQTWIREQ, encoded by the coding sequence ATGAAGCAGATTTCGAACGCGACGTCGTGGCGACGTCTGGGTGCGCATGCGCTCGTCGCAGTAGCGTTGCTGGGCGGTGTCGCAAAGGCGGCGCTGGCTGCCGACGACACGTCGCCGGTTGGCGTGTGGAAGACGATCGACGACAACACGGGCAAGCCGAAAGCGCTCGTCACGATCTCGGAAAAGAACGGCGAATACGTGGGTGTGATCACCAAGGGCCTTGGCGAGAACGACGATCCGGCACGCATCTGCGAGAAGTGTACGGATGAGCGCAAGGGCCAGAAGATGCTCGGCATGGAGATCATCCGCGGCATCAAGAAGAATGGCGACGAGTATTCCGGTGGCACCATCCTCGACCCGGAAAACGGCAAGGACTACAAGTGCAAGATGACGGTGGTCGACGGCGGCAAGAAGCTCGACGTTCGTGGTTTCATCGGCATTTCGTTGATCGGCCGCACTCAGACGTGGATTCGCGAGCAATAA
- a CDS encoding DUF2147 domain-containing protein, producing the protein MSWRRLCVAAMLSGNALVAAASADLSSPVGVWRIVDETGDPKALITITEKDGEIVGALTKSLGRPDGLERRCNECTDARRGKKLQGMQIIRGLHKDPDGDEYVGGKILDPDSGSEYGCKMRVVEGGKKLEVRGYFGISLLGRTQTWIREQ; encoded by the coding sequence ATGTCCTGGCGACGCCTGTGCGTCGCCGCCATGCTGAGCGGCAACGCGCTCGTGGCCGCGGCGTCCGCCGATCTGTCGTCGCCGGTCGGCGTATGGCGCATTGTCGACGAGACGGGCGACCCGAAAGCCCTCATCACCATTACCGAAAAAGACGGAGAGATCGTCGGTGCGCTGACCAAGAGCCTCGGTCGGCCGGATGGGCTGGAGCGCCGCTGCAACGAATGCACCGACGCGCGTCGCGGCAAGAAGCTTCAGGGCATGCAGATCATCCGTGGTCTGCACAAGGACCCCGATGGCGACGAGTACGTCGGTGGGAAAATTCTTGATCCTGATAGCGGCAGCGAATACGGCTGCAAGATGCGGGTCGTCGAGGGTGGCAAGAAACTCGAAGTTCGAGGCTATTTCGGCATCTCATTGCTGGGACGCACCCAGACGTGGATTCGCGAGCAGTAG